One Gemmatimonadaceae bacterium genomic window carries:
- a CDS encoding prepilin-type N-terminal cleavage/methylation domain-containing protein, with the protein MLRNPPAAERGSPHLGFSMVEVLVALAIAALLAAVLIPAIIGKVQDARRSALSQTLFALSQGIAEYRKAVTRYPPTLTVLTTPPIAGVTTDLCGGSNFLSQANVNNWRGPYVSRELLSSGVSMADGVIQNTLRRATLSTSVYLLMDVVGVERRTATDLESDLDGAVSDSTAGTIRFTTAALPSPSTVGAAPPGTVNLSYSIPIAGC; encoded by the coding sequence ATGCTGAGAAACCCGCCGGCGGCGGAGCGCGGGTCGCCGCATCTCGGATTCTCTATGGTCGAGGTTCTCGTGGCCCTCGCGATTGCGGCGCTTCTTGCAGCCGTTCTCATTCCCGCCATAATCGGGAAGGTACAGGACGCGCGCCGCTCTGCGCTGTCCCAGACATTGTTTGCCCTCAGTCAAGGCATAGCCGAGTATCGCAAAGCTGTGACGCGGTATCCGCCGACGCTCACCGTCCTCACAACTCCGCCGATCGCCGGCGTGACGACGGATCTGTGCGGCGGATCCAATTTCCTTTCGCAGGCGAACGTGAATAACTGGCGTGGCCCTTATGTATCTCGCGAGTTGCTGAGTAGCGGTGTCAGCATGGCCGATGGCGTCATCCAGAACACTTTGAGAAGAGCCACTTTAAGCACCTCCGTTTATCTGCTCATGGATGTAGTCGGCGTGGAAAGGAGGACAGCGACGGATTTGGAAAGTGACTTGGACGGAGCGGTCTCGGATTCGACGGCCGGCACCATCAGGTTCACGACTGCTGCTTTGCCTTCGCCCTCCACGGTCGGCGCAGCGCCTCCGGGCACGGTGAATCTTTCGTACTCGATTCCTATCGCTGGTTGCTAG
- the rfbC gene encoding dTDP-4-dehydrorhamnose 3,5-epimerase, with the protein MKLTIHKTTIPEVLLLEHGVFEDERGFFMEVYKQDQFHDAGLPDTFVQLNHSRSMKGVLRGLHFQWEPSMGKLMRVTEGAAYLVAVDVRRDSPTLGRWVAETVTESNRLQIWAPAGFARGFCVLSDFAQIQYLCTGVYNSSGESGIRWNDPKIGIPWPITNPTLSAKDERAQTLREWLARAESANFVTNGE; encoded by the coding sequence ATGAAGCTGACCATACACAAGACCACGATCCCGGAAGTGCTCTTGCTGGAGCACGGTGTGTTCGAAGACGAGCGCGGTTTTTTCATGGAAGTCTACAAGCAGGATCAGTTTCACGACGCGGGATTGCCCGACACCTTCGTCCAGCTCAACCACTCCCGTTCGATGAAGGGCGTACTCCGCGGACTCCACTTCCAGTGGGAGCCGTCGATGGGCAAGCTGATGAGAGTGACCGAGGGTGCGGCCTACCTGGTAGCGGTTGATGTCCGAAGGGACTCGCCGACGCTGGGCCGCTGGGTGGCGGAGACGGTGACGGAGTCGAACCGGCTGCAGATTTGGGCGCCTGCCGGATTCGCGCGCGGATTCTGCGTTCTCTCCGACTTTGCGCAAATTCAGTATCTCTGTACTGGCGTGTACAACAGCTCGGGGGAATCGGGGATCCGATGGAACGATCCGAAAATCGGGATCCCGTGGCCGATCACGAATCCGACGCTGTCGGCGAAGGACGAGCGCGCCCAGACCCTGCGCGAGTGGCTGGCCAGGGCGGAGTCCGCGAACTTCGTAACGAACGGGGAATGA
- the rfbD gene encoding dTDP-4-dehydrorhamnose reductase: protein MKVAVVGANGQLGADVVLAFRQAGDEVVPLDHEDVEVSDESSVVSALSNASPDLVVNTAAMHNIEKCELDPARAFAVNALGTRFLAQACEASGSAFVHVSTDYVFGGEKRSPYVETDPPRPLNTYGISKLAGEHYALCENRKTFVVRTSAVYGSHPCRAKGGDNFVRLMLRLGRERGKVKVVADEFVSPTYTVDIANQIVRLASTDAFGLYHATSAGQCTWNEFARAIFEEAGLDVVTEVATAADFPAKVPRPAYSVLDNRAFRERGLDVMPTWQEALKRYISALRQEERLPSELATA, encoded by the coding sequence ATGAAAGTCGCCGTAGTCGGAGCGAACGGACAGCTCGGCGCCGACGTCGTCCTCGCTTTTCGGCAGGCCGGCGACGAAGTCGTTCCGCTCGACCACGAGGATGTCGAAGTCTCCGACGAGTCATCCGTCGTGTCCGCGCTCTCGAATGCGTCGCCCGACCTGGTCGTCAATACGGCCGCGATGCACAACATCGAGAAGTGTGAGCTCGACCCGGCCCGCGCGTTCGCGGTGAACGCTCTGGGCACGAGGTTCCTCGCCCAGGCCTGCGAGGCGAGCGGGTCAGCATTCGTTCACGTGAGCACGGATTACGTCTTCGGCGGAGAAAAGCGGTCTCCATACGTGGAGACGGACCCGCCGAGACCGCTCAACACCTACGGTATCAGCAAGCTGGCCGGCGAGCACTACGCGCTGTGTGAGAACCGGAAGACCTTCGTGGTGCGCACCTCCGCGGTATACGGGTCGCACCCGTGCAGGGCGAAGGGCGGGGATAACTTCGTTCGTCTGATGCTGAGACTGGGACGGGAGCGCGGCAAGGTGAAAGTCGTTGCCGACGAATTCGTGTCGCCGACATACACGGTGGACATCGCGAACCAGATCGTCCGCCTTGCGAGCACCGACGCATTCGGTCTCTACCATGCTACCTCCGCTGGCCAATGCACCTGGAACGAATTTGCGAGGGCGATTTTCGAGGAGGCCGGGCTCGACGTCGTAACCGAGGTCGCAACCGCGGCGGATTTTCCGGCGAAGGTGCCGCGTCCGGCATACTCGGTACTGGACAATCGGGCCTTTCGAGAGCGCGGTCTCGACGTGATGCCGACGTGGCAAGAGGCTCTGAAGCGATACATCTCCGCGTTGAGGCAAGAAGAGCGTCTGCCATCGGAGCTGGCGACCGCCTGA
- a CDS encoding O-antigen ligase family protein → MATLFFTHMQQVPSIEEPKLHSVARLLLFATVLTPVILLPGFFFPYITTRAIFFRVIVELALGIFLFVVVRRRWRPQASRDPVFLALLAFVAINAIAATFGVSPLRSMFGDYERMWGVWAWIHLLLFYVLLRTFMRPADWMRFFQLSVAVSLVVALIEIRSWAVNGGTNSTIGNQGLLAPYLLFHMGFACLLALRHRVRSWRIANAGVAVIILVGIFLTQNRSILLGLVVGSVVALLVARRSRWLGVALVCVVAAATVVARTMADRPIARYLPGNVQRLAATGTKKESKSDDPRKMQVIVTLAGLKEHPLLGVGPENFDVLWSAHFDSRIYPAGPDERWDRAHSAYMEAAATTGIPGALAYLGFWVALFVGVRRAYRKQRLTVAELSICCGLIGGYMTYLLFWFVDLNSALPWIALAAFLSATAAGEPLVVTGDKKAWRPGGVVILGLGVVTIAMAILVHGVAPLRVARVLHLVGRGDAAVEENLAYLDYAFASPAPQKSHTLQVYSAYMASLAPSFPAARREPYRGRVLDLALQRGLLEYDRQIRRDPQNPRVHIQRARHSLLALQFYGDRKYAFAAESSLVAATRLSPGRVPPRLALASIHLILGDTTRALKDVRGALSVNDARGDTYYVLGSVYDKLGLVDSAATFLIKAERLKYVGPPETILSVSAALERQNDEKRAAQLVAGYLERKYGALTTWSRPGRGPSSEILDRLLALRLPVLFLKAGQTDRAVLAARAVFFVSPPATRASIEQFIADVNAGKGSSWHSRSTVAEATGR, encoded by the coding sequence GTGGCCACATTGTTTTTTACTCATATGCAGCAAGTCCCTTCGATCGAAGAGCCGAAACTCCACAGCGTCGCGCGACTGCTGCTGTTCGCGACCGTGCTCACACCGGTCATCCTGCTTCCCGGCTTCTTTTTCCCTTATATCACCACCCGCGCCATCTTCTTCCGGGTGATCGTGGAGCTGGCGCTCGGCATCTTCCTCTTCGTGGTCGTCCGGAGACGGTGGCGGCCCCAGGCCTCGCGTGACCCGGTTTTCCTGGCGCTCCTGGCCTTCGTCGCAATCAATGCCATCGCCGCCACGTTCGGTGTTTCGCCGCTGCGAAGCATGTTCGGAGACTACGAGCGGATGTGGGGCGTCTGGGCGTGGATCCACCTGCTGCTTTTTTACGTCTTGCTGCGCACGTTCATGCGCCCCGCCGACTGGATGCGTTTCTTCCAACTCTCGGTAGCCGTGAGCCTTGTGGTTGCGCTCATCGAGATCCGCAGTTGGGCCGTCAACGGCGGGACCAACTCAACGATTGGCAACCAGGGTCTCCTGGCGCCGTACCTCCTTTTTCACATGGGCTTCGCCTGCTTACTTGCGTTGCGCCATCGCGTTCGCTCGTGGCGCATAGCTAACGCCGGCGTCGCGGTCATTATTCTGGTCGGGATTTTCCTGACGCAGAATCGCAGCATCTTGCTTGGCCTCGTCGTTGGATCCGTGGTGGCCCTGCTCGTTGCGCGCCGGAGCCGATGGCTGGGTGTTGCTCTCGTCTGTGTTGTAGCGGCTGCCACGGTAGTGGCGCGCACAATGGCTGATAGACCCATCGCCCGATACCTGCCGGGCAACGTACAGCGTCTCGCTGCGACTGGCACCAAGAAAGAAAGTAAGAGCGACGACCCGCGAAAGATGCAGGTAATCGTCACCCTTGCGGGGCTCAAGGAGCATCCGTTGCTTGGCGTGGGTCCAGAGAACTTCGACGTGCTGTGGAGTGCGCACTTCGATTCACGCATCTACCCAGCGGGCCCTGATGAGCGCTGGGACCGCGCTCACAGTGCGTACATGGAGGCCGCCGCCACTACCGGCATCCCCGGCGCGCTGGCCTACTTGGGCTTCTGGGTCGCGCTGTTTGTTGGTGTTCGCCGGGCGTACCGCAAGCAGCGCCTGACGGTCGCCGAACTGAGCATTTGTTGTGGGCTCATCGGCGGTTACATGACCTACTTGCTGTTCTGGTTCGTGGATCTCAACTCGGCGCTGCCGTGGATAGCGCTGGCCGCATTCCTTTCCGCGACTGCCGCCGGTGAGCCGCTTGTGGTGACGGGCGACAAGAAAGCATGGCGGCCCGGCGGCGTTGTCATCCTCGGGCTGGGCGTTGTCACCATCGCAATGGCAATCCTGGTGCACGGTGTCGCGCCATTGCGCGTCGCCCGGGTGCTGCATCTGGTTGGTCGCGGAGACGCTGCCGTAGAAGAGAATCTCGCCTATCTGGATTACGCTTTCGCTTCACCAGCGCCGCAGAAATCGCATACGCTCCAGGTGTATTCCGCCTACATGGCGTCGCTCGCGCCATCATTCCCCGCTGCCCGTCGCGAGCCGTACCGCGGCCGGGTTCTGGACCTCGCGCTGCAGCGGGGGTTGCTGGAGTACGACCGGCAGATTCGCCGCGATCCGCAGAACCCTCGTGTCCACATTCAGCGCGCCCGCCATTCCCTGTTGGCGCTTCAGTTCTACGGCGATCGGAAATACGCGTTTGCGGCGGAGAGCTCGCTGGTCGCGGCGACTCGCCTCTCACCCGGCAGAGTCCCGCCGCGATTGGCTCTGGCGTCTATCCATCTCATCCTCGGTGACACCACCAGAGCCTTGAAGGATGTGCGCGGCGCCCTCTCCGTCAATGACGCGCGTGGAGACACCTACTACGTCCTCGGCTCGGTGTATGACAAACTGGGGCTGGTGGACAGCGCCGCGACGTTCCTCATAAAGGCAGAGCGCCTTAAGTACGTTGGGCCTCCCGAAACCATTCTCTCCGTTAGTGCGGCGCTCGAACGTCAAAATGACGAAAAGAGAGCGGCCCAGCTCGTCGCGGGCTATCTCGAAAGGAAATACGGTGCGCTGACAACGTGGAGCCGGCCGGGACGGGGTCCGAGTAGCGAGATCCTGGACCGCTTGCTGGCACTTCGCCTGCCAGTATTATTTCTGAAGGCGGGCCAGACGGATCGCGCCGTGCTTGCGGCGCGAGCGGTCTTCTTCGTGAGCCCCCCGGCAACTCGTGCTTCCATCGAGCAATTCATCGCCGACGTGAATGCCGGGAAAGGATCTTCCTGGCACAGCCGCTCCACTGTCGCCGAAGCGACCGGTCGCTAG
- a CDS encoding type II secretion system protein has translation MTLVEMVVVLAILGVLSTVLYATVSTNVSAKNDVDRINNVAKTLDDLSRAIAFFEPTRQAFTFHQTIGVYPGRLSHITTVITTSQRNSCGAFYTAGNVVAWIGGYYNRELPPAGFPIDAGFTSQDSLVRTPSSAGGTLNGTLAIVIPGVSASDAGMLASTVDGDSTGTVGTVRFTRNGSNPVTVSYLTAVGGC, from the coding sequence TTGACTCTTGTCGAGATGGTTGTCGTACTCGCAATTCTCGGAGTGCTCTCAACCGTGCTCTATGCGACGGTTTCGACCAACGTTTCGGCTAAGAACGATGTCGATCGGATCAACAACGTCGCTAAGACTCTGGACGACCTGTCCCGCGCCATAGCTTTCTTCGAGCCCACGCGTCAGGCTTTTACGTTTCACCAGACAATCGGGGTGTATCCCGGTCGTCTCTCGCACATTACGACCGTGATCACGACCTCCCAGCGCAACAGCTGTGGTGCTTTTTACACCGCCGGGAACGTGGTCGCGTGGATTGGGGGTTACTACAACCGTGAGCTGCCGCCCGCGGGATTCCCGATTGACGCTGGATTTACTTCCCAGGATTCTCTCGTTCGAACACCGTCCAGCGCCGGTGGCACGCTCAACGGGACCCTCGCGATCGTAATACCCGGGGTGTCGGCGTCCGATGCGGGGATGCTGGCTTCCACGGTGGATGGAGATTCTACTGGGACGGTGGGAACTGTACGGTTTACACGGAACGGGTCTAATCCGGTGACAGTCTCGTACCTGACGGCGGTGGGAGGATGTTGA
- a CDS encoding prepilin-type N-terminal cleavage/methylation domain-containing protein: MKQFWKKGKNAVRRGFTLIEVLVTVGVIGVLVAVTVPAVTSQMSAADPARVLSDLTNITTSIDAFSTNVRPSMPGDIEDLANQIAATGDMDGGTVALTPAVYGIASTKWKGPYIGRPVATGGAMTGKAFASGYQSYVQNDFVRCNSLADAACTTATPDYLTVKISPLTTVEFELVNKLIDVGETAGAATGESQKFGKFRYDNVTASSTAYYFAMPLIP; this comes from the coding sequence ATGAAACAGTTCTGGAAGAAAGGGAAGAACGCCGTACGGCGAGGCTTCACACTCATCGAAGTCCTGGTGACGGTTGGTGTCATTGGCGTCCTGGTTGCGGTCACCGTTCCGGCTGTGACGTCACAGATGAGCGCGGCCGACCCGGCGCGCGTTCTCTCGGACCTGACCAACATCACCACGAGTATCGATGCCTTCAGCACTAACGTGCGTCCCAGCATGCCGGGCGATATCGAGGATCTCGCCAACCAGATCGCCGCGACGGGTGACATGGACGGCGGAACGGTGGCTCTGACCCCCGCCGTCTACGGCATTGCCAGCACGAAGTGGAAAGGACCCTACATCGGGAGACCTGTGGCCACGGGTGGCGCCATGACCGGCAAGGCGTTTGCAAGCGGGTACCAGAGCTATGTCCAGAACGATTTCGTACGCTGCAATTCCTTGGCTGATGCGGCGTGCACCACCGCCACGCCCGACTATCTCACCGTCAAGATTTCGCCGCTGACCACCGTCGAGTTCGAGCTCGTCAACAAGCTGATCGATGTCGGCGAGACGGCCGGAGCCGCGACTGGTGAGAGTCAGAAGTTCGGGAAGTTTCGATATGACAACGTAACAGCCTCCTCGACCGCATACTATTTTGCGATGCCTCTGATCCCGTAG
- the asnB gene encoding asparagine synthase (glutamine-hydrolyzing) gives MCGILGFASAGGVADDLAIARQRDTLRHRGPDDEGLWRSSDNRISFSHRRLSIVDLSCGGHQPMASPDGAVHVVFNGELYNYLDLRDELRGLGATFSTASDTEVLLAAYAAWGERCVEHFNGMYAFVLHDAKRGILFGARDRAGEKPFFYRHQGGRFAFASELKALLADSAAGRHLDLEAFNSYLAYGYAGFDQCMLKGFRKLPAAHSFTYRVQEDEFRIRRYWELPEPPDQRHAPDTESLLEELEGLLQDSVRRQLIADVPVGILLSGGIDSSLITAMAARVGGSSVHTFTISFPGHGSYDEGPIAKLVAAHFGTTHTELVADAASVDLLPILARQFDEPMADSSMIPTYLVSKLVRRHATVALGGDGGDELFAGYHHYSWIKQQERTRSVVPRPVRRAIGAVTEKALPVGFKGRNRILGYTADLDESLARWGIFFDREARARLAPSLAFATSDAPERWKRTAFRERATTLQRATAEDFASYMTDDILVKVDRASMLNSLEVRAPWLDYRLIEFAFGRVPDRLRASSSARKILPRRLAARLLPKSVDLRRKQGFSIPLDAWFSGPWGELMEDTLRGADPAIFDQREIDGLLRAQRSGRAHSNRLFALTIFELWRREYGVTLE, from the coding sequence ATGTGCGGTATCCTGGGTTTCGCATCCGCCGGTGGTGTAGCTGACGACCTGGCCATTGCGCGGCAGCGCGACACGTTGCGGCACCGCGGGCCCGACGACGAGGGACTTTGGCGGTCGTCCGACAATCGGATATCCTTCAGCCACCGCCGGCTGTCCATCGTGGACCTTTCCTGCGGCGGGCACCAGCCGATGGCTTCGCCGGACGGCGCCGTGCACGTCGTCTTCAACGGCGAGCTCTACAACTATCTTGATCTTCGCGACGAGCTTCGCGGGCTGGGCGCGACATTCTCGACGGCGAGCGACACCGAAGTACTTCTCGCCGCGTACGCTGCCTGGGGTGAGAGGTGCGTCGAGCATTTCAACGGGATGTACGCGTTCGTGCTGCACGACGCGAAGCGTGGAATCCTGTTCGGCGCGCGGGATCGTGCCGGAGAGAAGCCTTTCTTTTATCGTCACCAAGGCGGGAGGTTCGCGTTCGCGTCCGAGTTGAAAGCTCTCCTCGCCGATAGCGCGGCGGGTCGTCACCTCGACCTCGAAGCTTTCAACTCCTACCTCGCATACGGTTACGCCGGTTTTGACCAGTGCATGCTGAAGGGATTCCGAAAGCTGCCGGCTGCACACTCGTTCACGTACCGCGTGCAGGAGGACGAGTTCCGCATTCGGCGCTACTGGGAGCTCCCGGAGCCCCCTGACCAGCGGCACGCGCCAGACACAGAGAGTCTTCTCGAGGAGCTCGAAGGGCTGCTTCAGGACTCGGTGCGCCGCCAGCTTATCGCCGACGTGCCCGTTGGAATCCTGCTGAGCGGCGGGATCGACTCGAGTCTCATCACGGCGATGGCGGCGCGAGTCGGCGGGTCGTCGGTTCACACCTTCACGATCAGCTTTCCCGGCCACGGCAGCTACGACGAAGGTCCGATTGCGAAGCTCGTGGCGGCGCATTTCGGAACCACTCACACGGAGCTCGTGGCGGACGCCGCAAGCGTTGATTTGCTGCCCATCCTCGCGAGGCAGTTCGATGAGCCGATGGCCGATTCGTCGATGATCCCCACGTATCTCGTCTCGAAGCTCGTCCGCCGCCACGCGACCGTCGCGCTGGGGGGTGACGGCGGGGACGAGCTGTTCGCCGGATATCACCACTACAGTTGGATCAAGCAGCAGGAGCGGACTCGCTCGGTCGTACCACGGCCGGTCCGGCGGGCGATCGGCGCCGTGACGGAAAAAGCGCTCCCTGTCGGATTCAAGGGGCGGAACCGCATTCTCGGATACACGGCCGATCTCGACGAGAGTCTCGCGCGGTGGGGAATCTTCTTCGACCGCGAGGCGCGTGCGCGGCTCGCGCCATCTCTCGCGTTTGCGACAAGCGACGCGCCGGAGCGCTGGAAGCGCACCGCTTTCCGCGAGCGCGCGACGACCTTGCAGCGCGCGACGGCGGAGGATTTCGCCAGTTACATGACGGACGACATCCTGGTGAAGGTGGACCGCGCTTCGATGCTCAACTCGCTCGAGGTCCGAGCGCCCTGGCTCGACTATCGGCTGATTGAGTTCGCATTCGGCCGTGTTCCCGATCGGCTGCGGGCCTCGAGCTCGGCCCGGAAGATTCTTCCACGCCGGCTCGCGGCGAGACTGCTGCCCAAATCCGTGGACCTGCGGAGAAAACAGGGCTTTTCCATCCCGCTCGACGCCTGGTTCAGCGGCCCCTGGGGCGAATTGATGGAAGACACGCTGCGCGGAGCCGATCCGGCGATTTTCGACCAGCGCGAGATTGACGGCTTGCTAAGGGCGCAGCGCAGCGGACGCGCGCATTCGAACCGACTGTTCGCCCTGACCATATTCGAGCTGTGGCGCAGAGAGTACGGCGTCACGCTGGAGTAA
- a CDS encoding SDR family oxidoreductase has translation MKILLAGGAGYIGSVLAPKLLDRGYEVDVVDLLWFGNQLPPAVRVIEKDILDLTEGELVGYDQVVFLAGLSNDPMADYSPSRNFVFNAASPAFLAYLAKRAGVKRYVYASSCSVYGYTENELYNEQSPANSSYPYGISKLQGEFGAMQTRDDNFSVIALRKGTVCGYSPRMRLDLVVNTMFRTAVTDGVINVANPAIWRPILAIQDAASAYIRAIEASPSISGIFNVASGNFTIGEVADHVHDSVKDLLSLDTRLNINHVTDVRNYKVTSEHAQNVLGFNPTQTIRDIVRELVDNYAKFKDVENPAYYNIQTFKRVDGTPKKISSDDAADSKSRRRTAQSHSAKA, from the coding sequence ATGAAAATTCTATTGGCCGGCGGTGCCGGATACATCGGCTCCGTCCTCGCACCCAAGCTGCTCGATCGCGGATACGAGGTTGATGTCGTTGATCTGCTCTGGTTCGGAAACCAGTTGCCGCCGGCGGTGAGAGTGATCGAAAAGGACATCCTCGACCTCACCGAGGGCGAGCTCGTCGGGTACGACCAGGTGGTGTTCCTCGCCGGCCTCTCCAACGATCCGATGGCGGACTACTCGCCGTCGCGCAATTTCGTCTTCAACGCCGCGAGCCCGGCATTTCTCGCTTACCTCGCCAAGAGAGCGGGCGTCAAACGTTACGTGTATGCCAGCTCCTGTTCCGTTTACGGCTACACGGAGAACGAGCTGTACAATGAGCAGTCGCCGGCGAACTCGTCCTATCCGTACGGGATATCAAAGCTGCAGGGCGAGTTCGGCGCCATGCAGACGAGGGACGACAATTTTTCGGTCATCGCGCTCCGCAAAGGCACCGTCTGCGGCTACAGCCCGAGAATGCGGCTCGATCTCGTGGTCAACACGATGTTCCGGACGGCGGTCACGGACGGAGTCATCAACGTGGCGAATCCGGCGATCTGGCGCCCGATTCTCGCGATACAGGATGCGGCCAGCGCTTACATCCGCGCGATCGAGGCGAGTCCGTCAATCTCCGGAATATTCAACGTCGCTTCGGGCAACTTCACCATCGGCGAGGTGGCGGACCACGTTCACGATTCCGTCAAGGACCTGCTGAGTCTCGACACGCGGCTCAACATCAATCACGTCACCGACGTCCGAAACTACAAGGTCACGTCGGAGCACGCGCAAAATGTTCTCGGATTTAATCCGACTCAAACCATCCGCGACATCGTTCGGGAGCTGGTGGACAACTACGCGAAGTTCAAGGACGTCGAGAACCCGGCGTACTACAACATCCAGACTTTCAAGAGGGTGGACGGCACCCCGAAGAAGATCAGTTCGGACGATGCCGCCGATTCGAAGAGCCGCCGCCGCACCGCGCAAAGTCATTCGGCCAAGGCATGA
- the lhgO gene encoding L-2-hydroxyglutarate oxidase, with product MRPESDLHAPASRAKKSGAPLATADFLVVGGGIIGITIALDLARRFPGQSIALIEKEDELGMHASGRNSGILHAGFYYSADSLKARFSKEGNAALTTYCVERGLRINRCGKLVVAQDESELAGLDELLRRGRVNNVRLDEITDAEARKIEPRVRTFQRAIFSPTTSAVDPAEVTLSLAADAEKAGVAITRRTKYLGRGGSTVRTSSGTIDCGYVVNAAGLYSDRVAHDYGFSDNYRILPFKGVYLYADEGETIRTNIYPVPNLANPFLGVHFTVTTHGRTKIGPTAIPALWREQYGWVAGFSARELADIVAREFGLLARDDFNFRSLALSELKKYRRSNLVALASKMMRDLDPRRYTHWGKPGIRAQLLDIRTRRLVTDFHVEGDDRSMHVLNAVSPAFTSSIPFASYVVDRIQAEMK from the coding sequence TTGAGGCCTGAATCTGATCTGCACGCCCCGGCATCGCGCGCGAAAAAGTCCGGTGCGCCGCTGGCCACTGCCGACTTTCTCGTCGTCGGCGGCGGTATCATTGGAATCACCATCGCCCTCGACCTCGCCCGACGTTTCCCGGGCCAGTCGATCGCACTGATCGAGAAGGAGGATGAGCTCGGCATGCACGCGAGCGGCCGAAACAGCGGGATCCTTCACGCCGGCTTCTATTACTCCGCCGACAGTCTCAAGGCGCGATTCTCTAAGGAAGGGAATGCCGCGCTCACCACCTACTGCGTCGAGCGGGGATTGCGGATAAACCGCTGCGGCAAGCTTGTCGTCGCCCAGGACGAGAGCGAGCTGGCCGGTTTGGACGAGTTGCTCCGGCGGGGGCGCGTCAACAACGTGCGTCTCGACGAGATCACCGACGCGGAGGCACGGAAGATCGAGCCACGGGTACGCACCTTCCAGCGCGCGATCTTTTCGCCGACGACTTCCGCTGTTGACCCGGCGGAGGTCACGCTCTCACTCGCCGCGGACGCGGAGAAGGCGGGGGTCGCGATCACCCGGCGGACGAAGTATCTCGGGCGCGGCGGCAGCACGGTTCGAACCAGCTCGGGAACGATTGACTGCGGATACGTGGTGAATGCGGCCGGTCTGTACTCCGACCGCGTCGCCCACGATTACGGATTTTCCGATAACTACCGGATACTTCCGTTCAAGGGTGTCTATCTCTACGCCGACGAGGGCGAGACGATTCGGACGAATATCTATCCGGTTCCGAATCTCGCCAATCCCTTTCTCGGCGTGCACTTCACCGTCACCACTCACGGCCGGACGAAAATCGGACCGACGGCGATCCCGGCTCTCTGGCGCGAGCAGTACGGGTGGGTTGCCGGGTTCAGCGCGCGCGAGCTCGCCGACATCGTGGCGCGAGAGTTTGGTCTTCTGGCGCGGGACGACTTCAATTTCAGGTCGCTGGCGCTTTCCGAGCTCAAGAAGTACCGCCGCTCGAATCTCGTCGCGCTCGCGTCGAAAATGATGCGCGATCTGGATCCGAGACGATACACGCATTGGGGCAAACCGGGCATCCGTGCCCAGCTTCTCGACATCCGAACCCGGCGGCTGGTGACGGATTTTCACGTCGAAGGCGACGACCGGTCAATGCACGTGCTGAACGCCGTGTCTCCGGCGTTCACTTCGTCGATACCCTTCGCGTCCTATGTCGTCGACCGGATCCAGGCAGAAATGAAATAA